The sequence below is a genomic window from Hydractinia symbiolongicarpus strain clone_291-10 chromosome 10, HSymV2.1, whole genome shotgun sequence.
GACTTACTTTCTGCTTCTTTTGATGAGCATGTCATATTTTTATACTGAAAATGCTCAGTTTAACGCCCACGCTCAATCACGCGTATCTTTTATCGACTTATCTCTATCCACTTTCATTATTCGTTTTGATGTAACTTCTCGATCTCTCGATTAAGCGTAACTGGGAAGCATGGTCGTCCCTGATTTTTGAGTTTTAAAAGAGTTAGCTAATTGTCTCAATTCGTGCGTTTTGAAAGACAGAAATCGTAAAACTTAGTAACAAATAAATGGTCGTTAGAGCAACTTACATTGAAtaatatattaatataatattaataatataatgaaaaataatattaaattattattttccagATTGATTGCGAGGATACGAACATACCTTTCTATCCCTGGGATGTGATACAGAAATCGGAACTCATATTAAAAGAACACGATCAAGCTAAtccattatttttgcaagtaaaCTTCCCGCAGCTACACGCTGATTATCCGCAGCAGGTTCCGGACGAGTATCTGGAAAAAGCAAAGCACATCCCTTTTGAAGCAAGAAGAATATATGCAGGTATgataaatttaaagaaagatGCATGTTAgagtaaaaatagttattttGCGACAGGAATAGTATCTTTTACGATTTTATGTCATGGCGCGCAAACATAGATCTCTTGAATATTGCTATTATCCAAAAGTCaccttaatttttaagaaaaattacatATCTTCTACTTTTATGTGatttgattaaatttttacaatattcgTCTTTGTTCAGGGTTAATCATGCAATTAGACCGAGCAGTAGGACACCTAATCCGGATACTTTACGATACCGGTGTCTTACGGAACGCAATATTAATCTTTACTACGCTGACTGGTGGTACAAAAGGAAACAACCTTTACACTTGGCCATCTACATATCCGTTTCGGGGAAGCAACGGAACGTTATGGGAAGGAGGATCAAGGGGGTTAAGTTTTGTGTACAGTAATCGCATTCAAAGAAGAGGTAGGTTTGTTGTAGCAAAACAGAAATCATAcataagaaaagttttaaaaacacatgttaaaattttatttttaatttataaagtagcacgaagcttttcgtaactgaGTTACATTTTCAAGTCAAATGTAAATCTTGAAAATGTAACtcagttacgaaaagcttcgtgctactttataaattaaaaataaaattttaacatgtgtttttaaaacttttcttatatatttgttggctgatttatcataaTGTAGAAATCATACGTTAACGGCAAAAATTTTCGACATCAGGTTTTTAGTCAGCAAGAATAAAAAACGCGAAAAAATCCTTTTTTCTGAAAacggtgaattttttttttcgtctttatactatattttgtaatctttgCAATTactttattgataaaaaaagttgtacacGTGGCCAAATTTTGGTTTGGCGATGACTAAACAATAGAATACAAAGCATGGAtatcgtttttttgttttgtaatttaaatTCAACTAATTAAATATACATTGCATGTTTGTTTGTTGTCCATTTTCGTTCCAAATGTAGtgcttgttttgaaaaaaaaaattgtttccatcAATTATTCCAAAAATTAGCGGGCGAAATAAAATTTAGTCATTAATAAATGACTAAAATTTGTGTAAGCGActgaaaatttaaatgaaaacttgaaaatgattttttttaccgataCGGTATATTAAACTATAAATCGCGAAATTATAAAATCTCGAAATTTTCTAACTTCTTACTTCCTGTTGCATTTTAAGTTATCTAACAGTTGATATCAATTTGAAACTGAGTTGTGTATTTAACGCCATTAAAAGATAAAAGGATTTGTATTTTTCTGGCTTGTATAGTTGTGTTCGTTTCAGGTCGAGTTTCGTATGGTCTAGTGCATATGGTGGACTGGCTACCCACAATATTTCGCCTCGCAGGAGGAAATTCAGAACATGTTGTTGAAAGTGACGGCATGGATATTTGGGATTCCATCAACACTGACGATTACTCACCTAGGTATGTAGCGATTTTACTTCTGAAAACTGCATCATGATTTACCGTGTTTCCTATTAGGATTTTATGttgtaagaaaataattattggtAAAATTTAGCCTTCTAAGAAGGTTTGATCACAGATACTAGAAACATTACTTTCTTGTACAGTATTTTGCTAGTTCTGCACCTGTGTCTACCATTTACCTTTTGATGTATTAGTGTCACTTGGCGGAAAAGCTAAGGTACTATTATTGTTAAAGTCACGCCTCTTTCGACGGGTTTCTCaatgagttttcttttttttgcatttaggaTGGAAATTTTGTATGGTATTTACGACAACAAAGCCGCAGTTCGAGTCGGCGATTTTAAACTTATTACTGGGGAGACATACACTCCTCCTGCTCAAAGACCTTTAGCTAGAGGTGAAATGGATACCTTAATGAAACCAGTAACTGTTTGGGATAGCGAGATAGAATGTGCAAATTATCCTGATGCAATTGGCTGTTGGCCAGATATTTCGCCTTGTTTATTCAATGTACGCTTTGATCCGTGTGAGAAAAACAATGTTGCTTATTTCATGCCACAAACAGTAGAAGCGCTTGCGTATAGTATGAACAAATATAACGAATCTGCTGTATACAGATCAAAAAGAGACATACCTGAAAATGGTAATGATAAACGAGTTACTAGAGCTCAAAAAAGAACTATAAGAAAACTACAGAGAAGCATAAAAACATTAGatagaaacaaaataagaaaataaatttagaataGAGAAAATAAAATCTGTCGTTACACGTGAGAAATACTGTTATAAAGAAGATACAAACCAGTTGACCAATAAAAGATTATATAATTGAATTGTGTGCTTGCAGGCACTtggcaaaatgttttttttgtttatcaagGCATGGACAAGAGAAAAGATACCAACATCAAAATGGGTTCTGTGTAGCTTTATTAGAATGATTGTcctcatcaaaaaacttttaaatactaTCTTCTAAATTTTTAGTTAAACacaatgtatataaaatatttgGAAATAAATATATGAATGGAAAAAATGCAGTAATTTGGGATTGaaaatttgtcaaaattttGCCAGCAACACAGGACACTTCTCTACAACGGACACTTTTCTTAGAAACGGATAGAATGACGGTAAAAGTCTCAGCGGACATTTTATAACGAACAACTCCCGAATATTATGTTTCGCAAATGTTATTTAAAGGTCCCAATGACCTCTCTATAACGTGCTACCAATTTTATTAGTCGTGCCTTGATTATTTGTCTCTTTCGTGGCCACACCCGCATTTATTAAAAATCTATCgcacattttattttcaacatcGTGCTTTCCGCCAATCAACACAAGTAAGAAATGAAACACTCATATTTTTCAGCGCAGCAAGATTGAGAATATACAAACGAGTTGAACATTTTCTTgactaaagaaatattttgagGTTTGCAGAATAAATATCTCTGAAAGTTCACAGTTGAAACTGTAAAAGCTTTTTTCATtgatattatgaaaaaaaagaagCCAGTGAAAGAGTTTTCCAAGACGGCCATTAGCTATTTTCCCTAATAAAAACGTACGGGAATGTAGCATTCTGGTTAGCTTGGTTGGTTACTCAAAGGCGCAATCGGTTTGCGAAAATAAGTTGCGATTCAGCCATTTCATCAGCGGGGAGGCTAAATATTAAAGAACTGTGTAAGGGCGCGGAACGCCCGCAATCAATTTAACTCTGATTACaatagacgtccgttaattcgaatgccgcttaattcgaacattccgttatttcaaacaaattaccaagtcccttgagtttggtttaataaagtcttatgttttgagctgcttaattcgaactccgctaattcgaacatttcgctaattcgaacaattttttagtcccaaagatgcattatgctcgttaattcgaaattttgtgtatcgataaataaaatcttaagggaaaataaaaaaaacgttttcatttttattgcatcaatggtggtaaaatttcttttaatttatcaattaaatgaagtttacaaggaatttggagACTTGCCCATCACCaagcaaacaacgttaaaaagatttttataaaaagttgtaataaagttataatatcataaaacatttaaacacttacaaattttttcttttttctgaacttctaataattttaaaaaacgatataaatcaaaaatcgttgtttttattgctttttgtttcatttaggTTTCATAAAAGCAGTGTTTATAAATTTGAACGCATTTTTCTACTAAtttcatatttcagtaatacgCCGTAGAACTTCCTGC
It includes:
- the LOC130613213 gene encoding arylsulfatase B-like, which gives rise to MAWSLLSCLSVVLIILKFVVGEEVVKPPHPHIIFVTMRDMGWDDVSFHGNPEIPTPNIDRIANHGVILQQYYTTPNCEESVSTFRTGKHPIHYRTPEPGEASRVTYDIWNYLDIQSYVIREVGVIDCEDTNIPFYPWDVIQKSELILKEHDQANPLFLQVNFPQLHADYPQQVPDEYLEKAKHIPFEARRIYAGLIMQLDRAVGHLIRILYDTGVLRNAILIFTTLTGGTKGNNLYTWPSTYPFRGSNGTLWEGGSRGLSFVYSNRIQRRGRVSYGLVHMVDWLPTIFRLAGGNSEHVVESDGMDIWDSINTDDYSPRMEILYGIYDNKAAVRVGDFKLITGETYTPPAQRPLARGEMDTLMKPVTVWDSEIECANYPDAIGCWPDISPCLFNVRFDPCEKNNVAYFMPQTVEALAYSMNKYNESAVYRSKRDIPENGNDKRVTRAQKRTIRKLQRSIKTLDRNKIRK